In one window of Micromonospora cathayae DNA:
- a CDS encoding ABC transporter substrate-binding protein: MILKSLRSRRPLALAAALVIASVSLTGCGGSDPEETGSNGSATIRALLAAQPATLDPIVGARSAQIVWATMLEPLIAIDSNLAPTDTGLVTSWTRTDPTTWTFKVRPDISFSNGEKADAAAVANTITLTRDSAASQLKSYFGNVASIEAPDATTVVVKTKTPQYNIADLLTTVYLVPPKYYQEKGSEGFAAAPVGTGPYVWAGANAGRDISVKKNPDYWGTEATNAGITFTWANEAAQRLALIQSKSVDISFDLPPAQASAAKAAGVEVVSTETAMKIIAFLDSTKAPFDDPKLREAAALAIDRDAIVKGIFDGQAVADAGLLNVKPGQQPAQSVKADPARAKELVGGAAPAVQIHYPAAQYTNIEEVAQAVGGSLEQAGFKVTYQPVDYGTLVKRIIGRQVPGISIFAGVPNVAVPDYFVSGFLKTKSITGNCPDPKIDELAQQALEQDGTEQAAPIYEQLNTMSVVEKHCYVPLYRQVFNYATAPGVSGVVFGPLNTVDFTKTTR, translated from the coding sequence CGCCGCCCTTGTGATCGCCAGCGTCAGCCTGACCGGATGCGGGGGGTCCGACCCCGAGGAGACCGGGTCGAACGGCTCGGCGACCATCCGGGCGCTGCTCGCTGCCCAGCCGGCCACCCTCGACCCGATCGTCGGGGCCCGCTCCGCCCAGATCGTCTGGGCCACCATGCTCGAACCGCTGATCGCCATCGACAGCAACCTCGCGCCGACCGACACCGGGCTGGTCACCAGCTGGACCCGGACCGACCCCACCACCTGGACCTTCAAGGTCCGGCCCGACATCAGCTTCAGCAACGGCGAGAAGGCGGACGCGGCCGCGGTCGCGAACACCATCACCCTCACCCGGGACAGCGCCGCCTCGCAGCTGAAGTCCTACTTCGGGAACGTCGCCTCGATCGAGGCGCCCGACGCCACCACCGTCGTGGTGAAGACCAAGACCCCGCAGTACAACATCGCGGACCTGCTCACCACCGTCTACCTGGTGCCGCCGAAGTACTACCAGGAGAAGGGCTCGGAGGGCTTCGCCGCCGCCCCCGTGGGCACCGGCCCGTACGTCTGGGCGGGCGCGAACGCCGGCCGCGACATCTCGGTCAAGAAGAACCCCGACTACTGGGGCACCGAGGCCACCAACGCCGGCATCACCTTCACCTGGGCCAACGAGGCCGCCCAGCGGCTCGCCCTGATCCAGAGCAAGAGCGTGGACATCTCCTTCGACCTGCCGCCCGCCCAGGCCAGCGCGGCCAAGGCGGCCGGTGTCGAGGTGGTCAGCACCGAGACCGCGATGAAGATCATCGCCTTCCTCGACTCGACCAAGGCACCCTTCGACGACCCGAAGCTGCGCGAGGCCGCCGCCCTGGCCATCGACCGGGACGCCATCGTCAAGGGCATCTTCGACGGCCAGGCCGTCGCCGACGCCGGACTGCTCAACGTCAAGCCCGGCCAGCAGCCCGCGCAGAGCGTCAAGGCCGACCCGGCCCGCGCCAAGGAACTCGTCGGCGGCGCGGCCCCGGCCGTGCAGATCCACTACCCGGCAGCGCAGTACACCAACATCGAAGAGGTCGCCCAGGCCGTCGGCGGCAGCCTCGAACAGGCCGGCTTCAAGGTCACCTACCAGCCGGTCGACTACGGCACGCTGGTCAAGCGGATCATCGGTCGCCAGGTCCCCGGTATCTCGATCTTCGCCGGGGTGCCGAACGTCGCGGTGCCCGACTACTTCGTCAGCGGCTTCCTGAAGACCAAGTCGATCACCGGTAACTGCCCCGACCCGAAGATCGACGAACTCGCCCAGCAGGCGCTCGAACAGGACGGCACCGAGCAGGCCGCCCCGATCTACGAGCAGCTCAACACCATGAGCGTGGTCGAGAAGCACTGCTACGTGCCGCTGTACCGGCAGGTCTTCAACTACGCCACCGCCCCCGGCGTCTCCGGCGTGGTGTTCGGCCCGCTGAACACCGTGGACTTCACGAAGACGACCCGCTGA
- a CDS encoding ABC transporter permease — translation MKASTVRRVGSRVASLFASLLIALSLAFLLGRLSGDPTATILGPMAPPEQREALRQELGLDLPLIVQYLDYLRGVFTGDLGQSLQFYQSNTSMIADRLPYTLQLVAAGMALALLVGVPLGVLAATREGTWWDRGASTLALLGQSVPVFWFGMMLVVLFAVKLGWLPAGQSGSPKHLILPALTMSVYPMAHIARLTRASMSEALAEPYIDSARARGISRPRVVWRHAFKNAMMPILTIVVLQTGILLSGAVAVEYVYSWPGLGQLALQAIQFRDFPLVQAIVVFGALVFVLLNLLVDVIHSIVDPRVR, via the coding sequence ATGAAGGCCAGCACCGTCCGCCGCGTCGGCAGCCGGGTCGCGTCCCTGTTCGCGTCGCTGCTCATCGCGCTCAGCCTGGCGTTCCTGCTCGGTCGCCTCTCCGGCGACCCGACCGCCACCATCCTCGGCCCGATGGCCCCGCCCGAGCAGCGCGAGGCGCTGCGCCAGGAACTCGGCCTCGACCTGCCGCTGATCGTGCAGTACCTCGACTACCTGCGGGGCGTCTTCACCGGCGACCTCGGCCAGTCGTTGCAGTTCTACCAGTCGAACACGTCGATGATCGCCGACCGGCTGCCGTACACCCTGCAACTGGTCGCCGCCGGCATGGCCCTCGCCCTGCTGGTCGGCGTACCGCTGGGGGTGCTCGCGGCCACCCGGGAGGGCACCTGGTGGGACCGGGGCGCGTCCACCCTGGCCCTGCTCGGGCAGTCGGTGCCGGTCTTCTGGTTCGGCATGATGCTGGTGGTGCTGTTCGCCGTGAAGCTCGGCTGGCTGCCCGCCGGCCAGTCCGGCAGCCCGAAGCACCTGATCCTGCCCGCCCTGACCATGTCGGTGTACCCGATGGCGCACATCGCCCGGCTCACCCGGGCGTCGATGAGCGAGGCCCTCGCCGAGCCGTACATCGACTCCGCCCGCGCCCGGGGCATCAGCCGACCCCGGGTGGTCTGGCGGCACGCCTTCAAGAACGCCATGATGCCGATCCTCACCATCGTGGTGCTCCAGACCGGCATCCTGCTCTCCGGCGCGGTCGCCGTCGAGTACGTCTACTCCTGGCCCGGCCTCGGACAGCTCGCCCTCCAGGCCATCCAGTTCCGTGACTTCCCGCTCGTGCAGGCGATCGTCGTCTTCGGCGCGCTGGTCTTCGTCCTGCTCAACCTGCTCGTCGACGTCATCCACTCGATCGTCGACCCGAGGGTGAGGTGA
- a CDS encoding ABC transporter permease produces the protein MSRLDVDPVATVATTPPQRTGRRARTSVFWLSLPLAVVAVAVFVLPLTGLLPETGQNLDATRQPPGFLPGGTWAHPLGTDKLGQDLLTQFVSAGRLTIMIGLVGAVVAIGPGTLLGVLAGYFRGTVDRVISILIDAQLALPFILVALAIISNRGSSLPVLFLVLALTGWAVCARVTRSATLAIRERQFVIGLRAAGASETRIVFRHILPNLAGTIVALGTLQVGTAILVESALSFLGLGVVPPMNSWGSMLASGQDELSQAWWIAFFPGLAITLLVLLVNLLGDALLTHHDPRKRRR, from the coding sequence ATGAGCCGCCTCGACGTCGACCCCGTCGCCACCGTGGCGACGACCCCGCCGCAACGTACCGGTAGACGTGCCCGCACCTCGGTGTTCTGGCTGTCCCTGCCGCTGGCGGTGGTCGCGGTCGCGGTGTTCGTGCTGCCGCTGACCGGGCTGCTCCCGGAGACCGGCCAGAACCTCGACGCCACCCGGCAGCCGCCCGGCTTCCTGCCCGGCGGCACCTGGGCGCACCCGCTGGGCACCGACAAGCTCGGCCAGGACCTGCTCACCCAGTTCGTCTCGGCCGGCCGCCTCACCATCATGATCGGCCTGGTCGGCGCGGTCGTCGCCATCGGCCCCGGCACCCTGCTCGGGGTGCTCGCCGGCTACTTCCGGGGCACGGTGGACCGGGTCATCTCGATCCTCATCGACGCCCAGCTGGCCCTGCCGTTCATCCTGGTCGCCCTGGCGATCATCTCGAACCGGGGCAGCTCGCTGCCGGTGCTGTTCCTGGTGCTGGCGCTCACCGGCTGGGCCGTCTGCGCCCGGGTCACCCGCTCGGCCACCCTCGCCATCCGGGAACGCCAGTTCGTGATCGGGTTGCGGGCGGCCGGCGCGTCGGAGACCCGGATCGTCTTCCGGCACATCCTGCCCAACCTCGCCGGCACGATCGTCGCGCTCGGCACCCTCCAGGTCGGCACCGCCATCCTGGTCGAGAGCGCGCTGAGCTTCCTCGGCCTCGGCGTGGTACCGCCGATGAACAGCTGGGGCTCGATGCTGGCCTCCGGCCAGGACGAACTCAGCCAGGCCTGGTGGATCGCGTTCTTCCCCGGCCTGGCCATCACCCTGCTGGTGCTCCTGGTCAACCTGCTCGGGGACGCGCTGCTCACCCACCACGACCCGCGGAAGAGACGGCGATGA
- a CDS encoding zinc ribbon domain-containing protein, translating to MELNPVELKENPRPMPDQPGIDAYAAHLPAYALHDNRLDATGPPRPGGPARSVAGFDEDTITLAVEALRHVAAVDPPGRQLLLATTSAPYEAKTSAAVVHAALGLAPDVVAVDLRGHRSGATALDLAIRSGAVAALADLRTTRPGAPDELAQGDAAAAFAGGGDRAAVLLGRAGHTSEVLERWRLPGERHDRVWDERFTAEILATAGLDAARRALAEASLDTVDRVVVSSSNARAAAALRRALGGSGEDAALERATGFTGTAHPGLLLAAALDTAEPGETILLLSATEGADAFVLRVGDGVRAARRGPSVHDQLAARQPLGYGRYLRWRGLLDVQGPARPAAPAPASPPMYRRAGWKYRLEGSRCGACGAVTTPPGRVCAACGIVGADDPAAKVSLRDRTARVVSVTRDHLTTMPEPDVAIVVADVDGGGRLSAYVTDVPPADVTVGMAMTPTFRRLWTTDSIHNYFWKLRPWRDTDGE from the coding sequence GTGGAACTGAACCCGGTGGAGCTGAAGGAGAACCCGCGCCCCATGCCCGACCAACCCGGCATCGACGCCTACGCGGCCCACCTCCCGGCGTACGCGCTGCACGACAACCGGCTCGACGCCACCGGGCCACCCCGGCCCGGCGGCCCGGCCCGCAGCGTCGCCGGCTTCGACGAGGACACCATCACCCTGGCCGTCGAGGCGCTCCGGCACGTCGCCGCGGTCGACCCGCCCGGCCGGCAGCTGCTGCTCGCCACCACCAGCGCCCCGTACGAGGCGAAGACCTCCGCCGCGGTGGTGCACGCCGCCCTCGGGCTCGCCCCGGACGTGGTCGCGGTCGACCTGCGCGGACACCGCTCCGGCGCGACCGCCCTGGACCTCGCCATCCGGTCCGGTGCCGTGGCGGCCCTGGCCGACCTGCGCACCACCCGCCCCGGGGCCCCCGACGAGCTGGCCCAGGGCGACGCCGCCGCCGCGTTCGCCGGCGGCGGCGACCGGGCCGCCGTGCTGCTCGGGCGGGCCGGGCACACCAGCGAGGTACTGGAACGCTGGCGGCTGCCCGGGGAACGCCACGACCGGGTCTGGGACGAACGCTTCACCGCCGAGATCCTCGCCACCGCCGGCCTCGACGCGGCCCGCCGCGCCCTGGCCGAGGCGTCCCTGGACACCGTCGACCGGGTCGTCGTCTCCTCGTCCAACGCCCGCGCCGCGGCGGCGCTGCGTCGCGCCCTGGGCGGCTCGGGCGAGGACGCCGCCCTCGAACGGGCCACCGGGTTCACCGGTACCGCCCACCCGGGGCTGCTGCTCGCCGCCGCCCTCGACACCGCCGAACCCGGCGAGACCATCCTGCTGCTGTCGGCCACCGAGGGCGCGGACGCGTTCGTCCTCCGGGTCGGCGACGGGGTACGCGCGGCCCGTCGCGGCCCGTCGGTCCACGACCAGCTCGCCGCCCGGCAGCCCCTCGGCTACGGCCGGTACCTGCGCTGGCGGGGCCTGCTGGACGTGCAGGGCCCGGCCCGACCGGCGGCCCCGGCCCCGGCGTCCCCGCCGATGTACCGGCGGGCCGGCTGGAAGTACCGGCTGGAGGGCAGCCGGTGCGGCGCGTGCGGCGCGGTCACCACCCCACCCGGCCGGGTCTGCGCGGCCTGCGGCATCGTCGGCGCGGACGACCCGGCCGCGAAGGTGTCGCTGCGGGACCGCACCGCCCGGGTGGTCTCGGTGACCCGGGACCACCTGACCACCATGCCCGAGCCGGACGTGGCGATCGTGGTCGCCGACGTCGACGGCGGCGGCCGGCTCAGCGCCTACGTCACCGACGTGCCGCCCGCCGACGTCACGGTCGGGATGGCGATGACGCCGACGTTCCGCCGGCTGTGGACCACCGACTCGATCCACAACTACTTCTGGAAGCTCCGGCCGTGGAGGGACACCGATGGCGAGTAG
- a CDS encoding ABC transporter ATP-binding protein encodes MSALLTISGLSITARLATGDLPLLDDVDLEIRRGQIVGVVGESGSGKTTLARSVVGLLDRNVRVASGSVTLAGDPVVAPGVDRTDRVRGSAVGMVFQDASRSLNPLMKVRTQLAEVLRRHVRDITRPEVERRSVEVLEQMRISDPARVLDSYPHQLSGGLRQRVAIGLAVVTRPALVIADECTTALDVTTQTKVVALFRTLVDELGIGLLFVTHDLMLASDLCDRIAVMSAGRVVEEGDVTQVLDRPQQDYTRRLLAAIPSWN; translated from the coding sequence ATGAGCGCACTGCTGACCATCTCGGGCCTGTCCATCACCGCCCGCCTCGCCACCGGCGACCTGCCCCTGCTCGACGACGTCGACCTGGAGATCCGGCGCGGCCAGATCGTCGGCGTGGTCGGCGAGTCCGGCAGCGGCAAGACCACCCTGGCCCGCTCCGTCGTCGGACTGCTCGACCGCAACGTCCGCGTCGCGAGCGGCTCCGTCACGCTCGCCGGCGACCCGGTGGTGGCCCCCGGCGTCGACCGCACCGACCGGGTCCGGGGCAGTGCCGTCGGGATGGTCTTCCAGGACGCGTCGCGGTCCCTGAACCCGCTGATGAAGGTCCGCACCCAGCTCGCCGAGGTGCTGCGCCGCCACGTCCGCGACATCACCCGCCCCGAGGTCGAACGACGCTCGGTGGAGGTGCTGGAACAGATGCGGATCAGCGACCCCGCCCGCGTCCTGGACAGCTACCCGCACCAACTCTCCGGCGGCCTCCGCCAGCGGGTCGCCATCGGCCTGGCCGTCGTCACCCGGCCCGCCCTGGTGATCGCCGACGAGTGCACCACCGCCCTCGACGTCACCACCCAGACCAAGGTGGTGGCCCTGTTCCGCACCCTGGTCGACGAACTCGGCATCGGCCTGCTGTTCGTCACCCACGACCTGATGCTCGCCAGCGACCTCTGCGACCGGATCGCGGTGATGAGCGCCGGACGGGTCGTCGAGGAGGGCGACGTCACGCAGGTCCTGGACCGACCGCAGCAGGACTACACCCGACGACTGCTCGCCGCCATTCCCTCGTGGAACTGA
- a CDS encoding ABC transporter ATP-binding protein, whose amino-acid sequence MPGVAAGHPRTPETDTPVLVVDDLVVDHRNRSTGEVFRAVDHVSLRIDAGESVAVVGESGSGKTTLAMAATGLGVRGEGEIRLLGHPLSTISRTRLRRLRPEVQVVFQDPHGSLDPRQSVRSGLRELRTLQPRRTSWIGDADLLARVRLAPEILDRYPHQLSGGQAQRVCIARALLMRPRLIVADEPTSGLDVSVQADVLALLREIRATTGAALLMISHDLAVVRSLCDTVHVMYRGRVVESGPCERVFVTPENDYTRELLAAMPGARWRSRR is encoded by the coding sequence GTGCCCGGCGTCGCCGCCGGGCACCCCCGCACCCCGGAGACGGACACCCCGGTGCTGGTGGTGGACGACCTCGTCGTCGACCACCGCAACCGCAGCACCGGCGAGGTCTTCCGCGCCGTCGACCACGTGTCCCTGCGGATCGACGCCGGCGAGAGCGTCGCCGTCGTCGGCGAGTCCGGCTCGGGCAAGACCACGCTGGCCATGGCCGCCACCGGGCTCGGCGTCCGCGGCGAAGGCGAGATCCGGCTGCTCGGCCACCCGCTGTCGACGATCAGCCGGACCCGGCTGCGCCGGCTGCGGCCCGAGGTGCAGGTGGTCTTCCAGGACCCGCACGGCTCGCTCGACCCCCGGCAGTCGGTCCGGTCCGGCCTGCGCGAGCTGCGTACCCTGCAACCCCGCCGCACCTCCTGGATCGGCGACGCCGACCTGCTCGCCCGGGTCCGGCTCGCCCCGGAGATCCTCGACCGGTACCCGCACCAGCTCTCCGGCGGCCAGGCGCAACGGGTCTGCATCGCCCGCGCGCTGCTCATGCGGCCCCGGCTCATCGTCGCCGACGAGCCGACCTCCGGCCTCGACGTCTCCGTCCAGGCGGACGTGCTGGCCCTGCTGCGGGAGATCCGGGCCACCACCGGCGCGGCGCTGCTGATGATCAGCCACGACCTGGCCGTGGTCCGCTCGCTCTGCGACACCGTGCACGTCATGTACCGGGGCCGGGTCGTCGAGTCCGGCCCCTGCGAGCGGGTGTTCGTCACCCCCGAGAACGACTACACGCGCGAACTGCTGGCCGCGATGCCCGGCGCGCGATGGAGGTCCCGCCGATGA